CGCTTTCGATAAATCGTATGCCGAGAAGCTGGGCATCGATACCACCAACCTGCTTATTGCCCAGCCCGACAATGGCGAGCAAGCCCTGGAAATTGCCGATCAGCTGATTTCCTCCGGTGCCATTGATATCATCGTAATTGACTCCGTAGCGGCGCTGGTGCCGAAAGGCGAACTGGAAGGCGACATGGGTGACTCCAAAGTGGGTCTGCATGCCCGTCTGATGTCGCAGGCCCTGCGGAAACTGACCGGTACCATCAACAAAACCGGCTGCTGCTGCATCTTTATTAACCAGCTGCGCGAGAAAATCGGCGTGATGTTCGGCTCGCCCGAAACTACCACCGGTGGTAACGCCCTGAAGTTCTACGCCTCCGTGCGCCTGGATATCCGCCGCATTGGCCAGATCAAGGAAGACAAGGACAACGTAACCGGTAACCGCACCAAGGTGAAGGTGGTGAAAAACAAAGTGGCCCCGCCCTTCAAGGTGGTGGAGTTTGACATCATCTACGGCGAAGGCATCTCCAAAGTGGGTGAAATCCTGGACCTGGGCGTGGATATGGGCATCATTGCCAAGTCAGGCTCCTGGTTCTCTTACAACGGCGACCGGCTGGGCCAGGGCCGTGAGGGTGTAAAAACCATTCTGCAGGACAACCCAGAGCTGGCCGATAAGATTGAAGCGCAAATCCGCGCTATGGTGAAAGGGGAACCCGAAGCTGCCCTGGCCGCTATTCCTGAAGACCGCACCGTAGATGCGCACGGCGAAGACGCTGACGAAGAATAAGCTCGTTCTTTGCTAAAGATAAAGCCCCTCCAACTATTGGAGGGGCTTTTTTGTTGTACTATGGTTTTCCCGATACACTTTCCGTAAATTGCTAGGGTTGGTTCTGCTCTTTTTGCACTTCAGCAATATCTAACTCATTCCAGGTTGCTCCTGTCAACTCCTTTCAGGCTTTTTCGTTCGTACGGAACAAATGGACTGAGGCAAGTACTTTGTGGGTTGCTTATATTTGCTGGCACCGCATTTGAATAGGGCCAGCCATTTCGCTTCAACTGACGCATCATATGTTTCGCCGCTGGTTTATACTTTCTACTCTTTCTGCGCTGGCTACTGTGGGACTGCTGGCTGCCCGGCCGGAGGCTACCGTACGCACGGTGCCCAACTCCAGCTTTACCAAAGGAGAATCCCTCCACTACAAAGTGCACTACGGCCTGATTAATGCGGCCGAAGCCACCATCGTCCTCTCCGACGACCTGCACCGCGTGAACGAGCGGCCCTGCTACAAGGCCACCGTTACCGGCCGCACCACCGGCTCCTTCGACTTTTTCCTGCGCATCCGCGACACGTGGCGCTCTTATATCGATACTACCAGCATTTTGCCCCAGAAGTTCTTCCGCAATATTGAGGAGGGCAACTACCGCAAAAAGGAGACTATCGATTTCGACCATGAGCGCGACATGGCTAAGGTGGAGAGCCGCAAAAAGGAAAAGGATGCCCCCAAGCGCGGTACCTATAAAGTGCCGGATAACATTCAGGACGTGGTGAGCGGATTTTATTTCCTGCGCACCGTCAACTTTGATCAGCGCCGGCCCGGCGAAGTAATTGCCGTGAAAGGCTTCTTCGACGACCAGGTGTTTGATATGGATGTGGTGTACAAAGGCCGCG
The Hymenobacter sp. DG25B genome window above contains:
- the recA gene encoding recombinase RecA translates to MAATSDKAEKTASNPVAEKMKALQLTMDKLDKAYGKGTVMKLSDNKVVDIPAISTGSLGLDIALGIGGLPRGRVVEIYGPESSGKTTLTLHCIAEAQKKGGLAAFIDAEHAFDKSYAEKLGIDTTNLLIAQPDNGEQALEIADQLISSGAIDIIVIDSVAALVPKGELEGDMGDSKVGLHARLMSQALRKLTGTINKTGCCCIFINQLREKIGVMFGSPETTTGGNALKFYASVRLDIRRIGQIKEDKDNVTGNRTKVKVVKNKVAPPFKVVEFDIIYGEGISKVGEILDLGVDMGIIAKSGSWFSYNGDRLGQGREGVKTILQDNPELADKIEAQIRAMVKGEPEAALAAIPEDRTVDAHGEDADEE
- a CDS encoding DUF3108 domain-containing protein encodes the protein MFRRWFILSTLSALATVGLLAARPEATVRTVPNSSFTKGESLHYKVHYGLINAAEATIVLSDDLHRVNERPCYKATVTGRTTGSFDFFLRIRDTWRSYIDTTSILPQKFFRNIEEGNYRKKETIDFDHERDMAKVESRKKEKDAPKRGTYKVPDNIQDVVSGFYFLRTVNFDQRRPGEVIAVKGFFDDQVFDMDVVYKGRETVETKAGSIRAIKLIPKMPKNKLFSGENAITVYLSDDRNKIPVLIQAEMFVGSVKVDMYKYQGLKNRLNVVAKN